One Phyllostomus discolor isolate MPI-MPIP mPhyDis1 chromosome 10, mPhyDis1.pri.v3, whole genome shotgun sequence genomic window carries:
- the LOC114508218 gene encoding LOW QUALITY PROTEIN: olfactory receptor 9A4 (The sequence of the model RefSeq protein was modified relative to this genomic sequence to represent the inferred CDS: deleted 1 base in 1 codon; substituted 1 base at 1 genomic stop codon): MSNYSSATDFCLLGFPGSQGLYHMLFAAFLFFYSVTLMGNTVIIVVVRVAKRLHSPMYFFLGHLSVLETLTTSVIVPVMLWGLLLPGRQTISLAGCVAQLFLYLALGTTEFASLGVMAVDRYVAACNPLRYNIIMNSHTCIGVVIVSWLFMPLFQIWPVYATFQLTFCKSNVLGHFSCDXGQLPQLSCNNTIFIEFILSLMAVFVLFGSLAPTIVSYTYIISTILKIPLASGSRKAFSTCASHFTFVVIGYGTCLFLFVKPKQTQAAEYNKIVSLLISVVTPFLNPFIFTLRDDQVKEALRDGGKRCCELLRN; encoded by the exons ATGAGCAATTACTCTAGTGCCACTGACTTTTGTCTCCTTGGCTTCCCCGGCTCCCAAGGACTGTACCACATGCTCTTTgctgccttcctcttcttctactCGGTGACGCTGATGGGAAACACGGTCATCATCGTGGTTGTCCGTGTGGCTAAGCGTCTGCACTCCCCCATGTATTTCTTCCTCGGCCACCTCTCTGTCTTGGAGACCCTGACCACATCCGTCATCGTCCCCGTCATGCTCTGGGGCTTGCTGCTCCCTGGGAGGCAGACAATATCTCTGGCAGGATGCGTCGCCCAGCTCTTCCTGTACCTTGCTCTGGGGACCACGGAGTTTGCATCACTGGGAGTCATGGCTGTGGACCGTTACGTGGCTGCCTGTAACCCTCTGAGATACAACATCATTATGAACAGCCACACCTGCATCGGGGTGGTAATTGTGTCGTGGCTCTTTATGCCCCTTTTCCAGATCTGGCCAGTCTACGCCACGTTTCAGCTTACCTTCTGCAAATCAAACGTGCTAGGCCATTTTTCATGTGACTGAGGGCAACTGCCCCAACTCTCTTGCAATAATACTATTTTCATAGAGTTCATTCTCTCTTTAATggctgtttttgttctttttggttCTCTGGCACCAACAATCGTCTCCTACACTTACATCATCTCCACCATCCTCAAGATCCCCTtggcctctggc tccaggaAAGCCTTCTCCACGTGCGCCTCCCACTTCACCTTCGTGGTGATCGGCTACGGCACCTGCCTGTTCCTCTTCGTGAAACCCAAGCAGACGCAGGCGGCCGAGTACAACAAGATCGTCTCCCTGCTGATTTCTGTGGTAACCCCTTTCCTGAACCCCTTCATCTTCACCCTCCGAGACGACCAAGTCAAAGAGGCCCTTCGGGATGGAGGGAAGCGATGCTGTGAGCTACTCAGGAACTAG
- the CLEC5A gene encoding C-type lectin domain family 5 member A isoform X2 yields MHPGGKTSCPQTLMVACALTPTGLLSSSVMNWHMIISVLIVVALKVIGTTLFLLYFPQIFGNGDVSFSPTESSGTVCPRRWDFLQGRCFFLFTSEMPWGESRAICEAQESTLAIVNTPEKLKFLQDITGAEKYFIGLRYQPAEKRWRWIDNSVFNGNVTNELPSFNCVTMGLTKTFDAALCDTPHRWICDKPAK; encoded by the exons ATGCATCCTGGTGGAAAGACCTCTTGTCCCCAGACACTGATGGTGGCATGTGCTCTAACCCCCACAGGCCTCCTCAGCTCCTCCGTCATGAACTGGCACATGATCATCTCTGTGCTTATCGTGGTGGCGCTTAAAGTTATCGGAACAACCCTCTTTCTGCTTTACT TCCCGCAGATTTTCGGGAATGGTGACGTCAGCTTCAGTCCCACAGAGAGCTCTGGAACAG TCTGCCCCAGGAGATGGGATTTTCTTCAAGGAAGATGTTTTTTCTTGTTCACCTCGGAAATGCCCTGGGGCGAAAGCAGGGCCATTTGTGAAGCGCAAGAATCGACTTTGGCCATTGTCAACACACCAGAGAAACTG AAGTTTCTCCAGGACATAACTGGAGCGGAGAAGTATTTTATTGGCTTACGATACCAGCCGGCAGAGAAAAGGTGGCGTTGGATCGACAACTCTGTTTTCAACGGCAA TGTCACCAATGAGCTTCCGAGTTTCAACTGTGTGACCATGGGCCTAACGAAGACATTCGATGCTGCACTGTGTGACACCCCGCACCGCTGGATCTGTGACAAGCCTGCCAAATGA
- the CLEC5A gene encoding C-type lectin domain family 5 member A isoform X1, with protein sequence MHPGGKTSCPQTLMVACALTPTGLLSSSVMNWHMIISVLIVVALKVIGTTLFLLYFPQIFGNGDVSFSPTESSGTVCPRRWDFLQGRCFFLFTSEMPWGESRAICEAQESTLAIVNTPEKLKFLQDITGAEKYFIGLRYQPAEKRWRWIDNSVFNGKYVSISHFSGDPCLPRESRPEMQQVCPGWRKGGDLCLCPLPLLASNPSIPRDTFSCKCFTIMEHSQHV encoded by the exons ATGCATCCTGGTGGAAAGACCTCTTGTCCCCAGACACTGATGGTGGCATGTGCTCTAACCCCCACAGGCCTCCTCAGCTCCTCCGTCATGAACTGGCACATGATCATCTCTGTGCTTATCGTGGTGGCGCTTAAAGTTATCGGAACAACCCTCTTTCTGCTTTACT TCCCGCAGATTTTCGGGAATGGTGACGTCAGCTTCAGTCCCACAGAGAGCTCTGGAACAG TCTGCCCCAGGAGATGGGATTTTCTTCAAGGAAGATGTTTTTTCTTGTTCACCTCGGAAATGCCCTGGGGCGAAAGCAGGGCCATTTGTGAAGCGCAAGAATCGACTTTGGCCATTGTCAACACACCAGAGAAACTG AAGTTTCTCCAGGACATAACTGGAGCGGAGAAGTATTTTATTGGCTTACGATACCAGCCGGCAGAGAAAAGGTGGCGTTGGATCGACAACTCTGTTTTCAACGGCAAGTACGTAAGCATTTCACACTTTTCTGGGGATCCTTGCTTGCCTCGAGAGTCTAGGCCTGAGATGCAGCAGGTTTGTCCTGGATGGCGAAAAGGCGGAGACCTATGCCTttgtcctcttcctctccttgctTCCAACCCATCTATTCCCAGAGACACATTTTCCTGTAAATGTTTTACTATTATGGAACATAGCCAACATGTCTAA